In Leguminivora glycinivorella isolate SPB_JAAS2020 chromosome 19, LegGlyc_1.1, whole genome shotgun sequence, a single genomic region encodes these proteins:
- the LOC125236273 gene encoding neo-calmodulin isoform X2 gives MTRQTSSGGGEPGPPDEPSRPASRGPPSVALSHSESQLSQRSVSPVRVQRQVTFLKPAADTNLDRKASIVDETSGITRTQMKEFREAFRLFDKDGDGTITKEELGRVMRSLGQFARVEELQDMLQEVDSDGDGNVSFEEFVSILSKSMSVGGGTSSAEQEERELRDAFRVFDKHNRGYICASDLRAVLQCLGEDLSEEEIEDMIKEVDSDGDGRIDFLEFVRALGEPEDACDDEDEDDVIDTEIALPRPVAAN, from the exons ATG ACGAGACAAACGAGCAGTGGTGGGGGTGAGCCGGGACCACCGGACGAGCCTTCTCGCCCCGCCAGCCGGGGCCCCCCTTCCGTAGCTTTGAGCCACTCTGAGAG CCAGCTGTCTCAGCGATCAGTATCGCCCGTGCGCGTGCAGCGACAGGTGACGTTTCTGAAACCTGCCGCCGACACCAACCTCGACAGGAAAGCGTCCATCGTGGACGAGACCAGTGGAATCACGAGGACTCAGATGAAAG aattcCGCGAAGCGTTCCGTCTGTTTGACAAAGATGGCGACGGCACCATCACCAAGGAAGAGCTGGGGCGGGTGATGCGGAGCCTGGGGCAGTTCGCGCGAGTCGAGGAGCTTCAGGATATGCTGCAGGAGGTGGACAGCGATG GTGACGGCAACGTGAGTTTCGAAGAGTTCGTCAGCATTCTCTCCAAGTCCATGTCCGTGGGCGGCGGCACCAGCTCCGCGGAGCAGGAGGAAAGGGAGCTTCGCGACGCCTTCCGTGTCTTCGACAAACATAATCGAGGGTACATCTGCGCTTCGGACCTTAGAGCTGTTCTACAGTGCCTTGGTGAAGATCTTTCTGAGGAggaaa TTGAAGACATGATAAAAGAAGTTGATTCAGACGGAGATGGCCGAATTGATTTCCTAG AATTCGTCCGAGCGCTAGGCGAGCCAGAAGACGCTTGCGACGACGAAGATGAAGATGACGTGATTGATACCGAGATTGCGCTGCCAAGGCCTGTGGCCGCCAACTAA
- the LOC125236273 gene encoding calmodulin isoform X1, giving the protein MILKYERAWHACSGATSRANIFSAVNNFFADSPLVNQLKGIMTRQTSSGGGEPGPPDEPSRPASRGPPSVALSHSESQLSQRSVSPVRVQRQVTFLKPAADTNLDRKASIVDETSGITRTQMKEFREAFRLFDKDGDGTITKEELGRVMRSLGQFARVEELQDMLQEVDSDGDGNVSFEEFVSILSKSMSVGGGTSSAEQEERELRDAFRVFDKHNRGYICASDLRAVLQCLGEDLSEEEIEDMIKEVDSDGDGRIDFLEFVRALGEPEDACDDEDEDDVIDTEIALPRPVAAN; this is encoded by the exons AGTACGAGCGGGCGTGGCACGCCTGCTCCGGCGCGACGAGCCGAGCAAACATATTCTCCGCGGTGAACAACTTCTTCGCTGATTCGCCGCTGGTGAATCAGCTCAAGGGTATCATG ACGAGACAAACGAGCAGTGGTGGGGGTGAGCCGGGACCACCGGACGAGCCTTCTCGCCCCGCCAGCCGGGGCCCCCCTTCCGTAGCTTTGAGCCACTCTGAGAG CCAGCTGTCTCAGCGATCAGTATCGCCCGTGCGCGTGCAGCGACAGGTGACGTTTCTGAAACCTGCCGCCGACACCAACCTCGACAGGAAAGCGTCCATCGTGGACGAGACCAGTGGAATCACGAGGACTCAGATGAAAG aattcCGCGAAGCGTTCCGTCTGTTTGACAAAGATGGCGACGGCACCATCACCAAGGAAGAGCTGGGGCGGGTGATGCGGAGCCTGGGGCAGTTCGCGCGAGTCGAGGAGCTTCAGGATATGCTGCAGGAGGTGGACAGCGATG GTGACGGCAACGTGAGTTTCGAAGAGTTCGTCAGCATTCTCTCCAAGTCCATGTCCGTGGGCGGCGGCACCAGCTCCGCGGAGCAGGAGGAAAGGGAGCTTCGCGACGCCTTCCGTGTCTTCGACAAACATAATCGAGGGTACATCTGCGCTTCGGACCTTAGAGCTGTTCTACAGTGCCTTGGTGAAGATCTTTCTGAGGAggaaa TTGAAGACATGATAAAAGAAGTTGATTCAGACGGAGATGGCCGAATTGATTTCCTAG AATTCGTCCGAGCGCTAGGCGAGCCAGAAGACGCTTGCGACGACGAAGATGAAGATGACGTGATTGATACCGAGATTGCGCTGCCAAGGCCTGTGGCCGCCAACTAA